From Verrucomicrobiota bacterium JB022, one genomic window encodes:
- a CDS encoding glycosyltransferase, producing MPKLKIAFFGSSLVSAYWNGAATYYRGMLRAFHARGHEITFYEPDAFERQQHRDLDTPDFARSVVYAANREAMHQCLEHASHADVVVKASGVGIFDEELEAAVLAHQRRGAQVIYWDVDAPATLERLDNNPQDPLRSHIPEYDAVLTYGGGPGVVQAFTQLGSRQCVPIYNALDPEDHHPVPTDERFACDLNFAGNRLPDREERVMEFFFGAARALPEKRFLLAGNGWHQNAPELANVQPMGHLYTRDHNAFNASPRAVLNISRESMARMGYSPATRVFEAAGAGACLITDAWKGVEQFLEPGRECLVAHNGKEVAELLRDLSMKESREIGRRARARLLQEHTYAHRAAELEALLLNRPQFASAS from the coding sequence ATGCCCAAGCTCAAGATCGCTTTCTTCGGCTCCAGCCTCGTTTCCGCCTACTGGAACGGCGCCGCCACCTACTACCGTGGCATGCTGCGCGCCTTCCATGCCCGAGGCCACGAGATTACCTTTTACGAGCCCGACGCTTTCGAACGCCAGCAACACCGCGACCTCGATACCCCCGACTTTGCCCGCAGCGTCGTCTACGCCGCCAACCGCGAAGCCATGCACCAGTGTCTGGAGCATGCCAGCCACGCCGATGTGGTGGTGAAGGCCAGCGGAGTCGGTATTTTCGACGAAGAGCTGGAGGCCGCCGTGCTGGCCCACCAACGACGAGGCGCGCAGGTCATTTACTGGGACGTTGACGCCCCGGCGACGCTGGAGCGGCTCGATAACAACCCGCAAGACCCCCTGCGCAGCCACATCCCCGAATATGATGCGGTGCTAACCTACGGGGGTGGACCAGGCGTGGTGCAAGCGTTTACCCAGTTGGGCTCGCGCCAGTGCGTGCCGATCTACAACGCTTTGGACCCGGAAGACCATCACCCGGTGCCGACCGACGAACGTTTTGCCTGCGACCTCAACTTCGCGGGCAACCGCCTGCCCGATCGTGAAGAGCGCGTGATGGAGTTTTTCTTTGGCGCCGCCCGGGCCCTGCCCGAGAAGCGTTTCCTGCTGGCAGGGAACGGCTGGCACCAAAACGCACCCGAGCTGGCGAACGTCCAGCCAATGGGGCACCTCTACACGCGCGACCACAATGCTTTCAATGCGAGCCCGCGCGCGGTCCTCAACATCAGCCGCGAGAGCATGGCCCGCATGGGTTATTCGCCCGCCACCCGCGTGTTTGAGGCCGCCGGAGCCGGAGCTTGCCTGATCACCGATGCCTGGAAGGGTGTGGAGCAGTTTCTGGAGCCGGGGCGTGAGTGCCTCGTAGCCCACAATGGCAAGGAAGTGGCCGAGCTGCTGCGCGACCTTTCCATGAAGGAATCGCGCGAAATCGGCCGCCGGGCCCGCGCGCGGCTGCTGCAGGAGCACACCTACGCCCACCGTGCAGCCGAGCTTGAAGCCCTTCTCTTGAACCGTCCTCAGTTTGCCAGCGCCTCATGA
- a CDS encoding glycosyltransferase — MNIIGFYHSLASDWNHGNAHFLRGVVTDLITRGHQVAIYEEFNNWSLQHLVEDAGSEPLSALRDYYPRLHPRFYLPNELELDALLEDADVVIVHEWNPPALIKAIGEHHKANPNYVLLFHDTHHRGVSAQHEMDALDLSGYDGALVFGEVLRQRYLEKQWVERAWTWHEAADSRVFRPLPRDHIEGDVVWIGNWGDDERTNELHEFLLEPVKNLGYQATVHGVRYPPEALAALEEAGIRYAGWLPNFRAPEVFARYRMTVHVPRRYYRESLPGIPTIRPFEAMACGIPLISAPWEDAERLFTPGLDYLVAEDADEMERHLYALKHDPRRAEAMAQRAFNTIRSRHTCHHRVDELIQIIDLIKTHRHARLTRRLSPATQV; from the coding sequence ATGAATATTATCGGGTTTTACCATTCCCTCGCGTCCGACTGGAACCACGGCAACGCCCATTTCTTGCGCGGCGTCGTGACCGACCTTATTACCCGCGGCCATCAGGTAGCGATCTACGAGGAGTTCAACAACTGGAGCCTCCAGCATCTGGTGGAGGATGCGGGCTCGGAGCCGCTCTCGGCCTTGCGGGACTACTACCCGCGGTTGCACCCACGCTTTTACCTGCCGAATGAGCTGGAGCTGGATGCCTTGCTTGAAGATGCCGACGTCGTGATTGTGCACGAGTGGAACCCGCCCGCCCTGATCAAGGCGATCGGCGAGCATCACAAGGCCAACCCGAATTACGTGCTGCTTTTCCACGACACGCACCACCGAGGCGTGAGTGCGCAGCACGAGATGGATGCTCTGGATCTTTCCGGCTACGACGGTGCGCTCGTCTTTGGCGAAGTCTTGCGCCAGCGTTATCTGGAAAAGCAATGGGTGGAACGCGCCTGGACGTGGCATGAAGCCGCCGACAGCCGCGTATTTCGCCCCCTGCCCCGCGACCATATCGAAGGCGACGTCGTCTGGATCGGCAACTGGGGAGACGACGAGCGCACGAACGAGCTGCACGAGTTCCTGCTGGAGCCGGTCAAGAACCTCGGCTATCAGGCGACGGTCCACGGGGTGCGTTACCCGCCCGAAGCACTCGCAGCCCTCGAAGAGGCGGGTATCCGTTATGCCGGTTGGCTGCCGAACTTCCGCGCGCCCGAGGTGTTTGCCCGCTACCGCATGACGGTTCACGTGCCGCGCCGGTACTACCGCGAGAGCCTGCCCGGCATCCCGACTATTCGGCCCTTTGAGGCGATGGCCTGCGGCATCCCGCTGATCAGCGCTCCATGGGAGGATGCCGAAAGGCTCTTCACCCCCGGGCTAGATTACCTCGTGGCCGAGGACGCCGATGAAATGGAGCGCCACCTCTACGCGCTGAAGCATGACCCGCGTCGCGCCGAAGCCATGGCCCAACGCGCCTTCAACACCATCCGCTCTCGGCACACCTGCCACCACCGGGTCGACGAACTGATCCAGATCATCGATCTGATCAAGACGCACCGTCATGCCCGCCTCACCCGCAGGTTGAGCCCCGCCACCCAAGTTTGA
- a CDS encoding glycosyltransferase family 4 protein — MTADTLGGVWTYAMELIRSLEPHHVEVALVARGREPNREQREEANALRNCELYTLPQKLEWMDDPWHDVEEAQDALRRLVDDVTPDVLHFNDYGAAVAGWELPVVLTAHSCVYSWFQAVKGGLPSQEWQPYRNCVRQALENATVVTAPTKEMLRGLAVYDADVQDARVFANGRSSTAFVRNAQKQPLILAAGRVWDEAKNLSVLHPAGRKLSWPIYVAGETEHPSYPEQREPQTALRCLGNLGPLQMRQVLAAASIFAHPARYEPFGLAPLEAALAGCALVLGDIPSLHEVWGDAALYVPCDAPEAWCLTLRQLIYDAPRRAEMARRAQARARRYSAEAFGEAYASLYAEFPSRESTHEKASATTFSRAPFVPSPFQPPFG, encoded by the coding sequence CAGCGTGAAGAGGCCAATGCGCTGCGCAACTGCGAGCTCTATACCTTGCCCCAGAAGCTGGAATGGATGGACGACCCGTGGCACGACGTCGAAGAAGCGCAGGACGCCTTGCGCCGCCTCGTCGACGATGTGACCCCCGATGTCCTGCACTTTAACGACTATGGAGCCGCAGTCGCGGGCTGGGAGTTGCCGGTGGTCTTGACTGCGCATTCGTGCGTCTACTCGTGGTTTCAGGCCGTAAAAGGAGGGCTGCCTTCTCAGGAGTGGCAGCCTTATCGCAATTGCGTTCGCCAAGCGCTCGAAAACGCGACCGTAGTGACTGCGCCGACCAAGGAAATGCTGCGAGGACTGGCAGTCTACGATGCCGACGTGCAGGACGCCCGCGTCTTCGCCAATGGCCGCAGCTCGACCGCCTTTGTCCGCAACGCGCAAAAGCAGCCGCTGATCCTTGCCGCTGGGCGCGTGTGGGATGAGGCGAAGAATCTCAGCGTCTTGCACCCCGCCGGGCGCAAACTCAGCTGGCCCATTTATGTCGCGGGCGAGACCGAGCACCCGAGCTATCCCGAGCAACGCGAGCCTCAAACCGCTTTGCGTTGCCTGGGCAACCTCGGGCCGCTGCAGATGCGTCAGGTGCTGGCCGCTGCCTCGATCTTCGCCCACCCGGCCCGCTACGAGCCCTTTGGGCTGGCCCCGCTAGAGGCAGCCTTGGCAGGTTGTGCGCTCGTGCTGGGCGACATCCCGTCGCTACACGAAGTGTGGGGCGATGCGGCGTTGTATGTGCCCTGCGATGCTCCCGAAGCCTGGTGCCTGACGCTGCGGCAACTCATTTATGATGCGCCCCGCCGGGCGGAAATGGCCCGCCGTGCCCAAGCCCGCGCCCGTCGCTATTCTGCCGAAGCCTTTGGGGAAGCCTACGCCAGCCTCTACGCGGAATTCCCGAGCCGCGAGTCGACCCATGAGAAAGCGTCCGCCACCACCTTTTCACGCGCGCCTTTCGTCCCCTCACCCTTTCAACCGCCCTTTGGATGA